The Elgaria multicarinata webbii isolate HBS135686 ecotype San Diego chromosome 1, rElgMul1.1.pri, whole genome shotgun sequence genome includes the window CCGTTAGCGGCTTGCTTTTGCATGCTTGACAGCTACGAAGAGACAAATGGAAGTAAAGGGGGCAGGGATGGAAATGGCCAGTTGTCttgtctttttctctctgcccccAAACTTTCATCATGTGTGTTACAAAGAATGGCCTCTTCGTGCTCTCAATGGAGCCAGAACATTTGCATATTAATTTCATTGTGTGTGTTCATGTAAAACTATTTGACTCACAGGAAACTAGTCACAGTTATTCAAATTAATTTGCAAGGGACCAAACCATTGTTTTCCAGCATGGGAGGTGTCACTTCTTTTGCATCCTAACagcttgcctttttttctttttcttttactgcaaAGAGTCGGCAAGATTTAACCTGTTGCAGAAACAAGcaaaagtgcttttttaaaaaactcttactTTGAAGACTGAACCAAAAGAAAAGATGCATTTCACAAAAAACGTCACACCTGAAATACAACCCTGTTTCAGCATACAGAGTTAATGCAGGAAGTATTGCCTTCAGTCTCAGTTGGCTTCAGCCTGTTAGACTAATGATGATGTGACATCATATTGTGtacatgggcagaaggtaggtcaagaTCTATTGGTAGTTCTCCATGTGATTCGTAGTAGATCAACTGGGGTTTTCCAACTCTCAGTGGTTTAAAAGAGTAGCAACCACAAGCCTGAATTAGGCCCAAAACTTGAGCagaaaaagcagtggaggctggtggctcagattttggtggggctttgaatccattccaggtttctgacacaactctaaaggagctattcaagatgctgaacatatttgtggggtggggttccACATTTTGGattgctccattagagttctgtctagttctgactgaaaactggaatggattcacagccccaccagaagtgGAACCACCggccttgataggctggagtgctgggctgaaagcaacaggatgaaaattaatagggataaatgccaagttctacatccaggaaatacaaaccaaatgcacagttacaagatgggggatacttggctcagcaatactacaaattagaaggatcttggaattgttgtagatcacaagctgaatgtgagccaacagtgcaatgtgattgcaagaaaggcaaatgctattttgggtcgcattaatagaagtatagcttccaaatcgcatgaggtactggttcctctgtattcagccctggttaggcctcatctagagtattgcgtccagttctgggctccacaattcaagaaggacgcagacaagctggagcgtgttcagaggagggcaaccaggatgatcaggggtctggaaacaaagccctattaagagagactgaaagaactgggcctgtttagcctggagaagagaagattgaggggagacagaatagcactcttcaaatacttcaaaggttgtcacacagaggagggccaggatctcttctcgatcctcccagagtgcaggacacggaataacgggctcaagttaaaggaagccagattccagctggacatcaggaaaaacttcctgagtgttagagcaatacggcaatggaaccagtgacctagggaggttgcgggctctcccacactagaggccttcaagaggcagctggacaaccatctgtcagggatcctttagggtggattcctgcattgagcagggggttggacttgatggccttgtaggccccttccaactctgctattctatgattctatgaactatgattctagatttgtgtgtgaaaggacgTTTGTGTGGGAGATCCAGTTCTGGTACAGAAAACAAATTCCAGTTCTGAGCATATGTGCAGAGACATCATGCCAAACAAGGTGCTGCCTCAGGGTCTGTTGCTCTGAGGTTGGttggtttgtctgtttgtttttaaaatctaggGCTGAACCCCACTTCtctgtaaaagaaaaaataaagcacTTACAAATTTACCTGTACACCTCAAAGCATGGAAATCATAATACTAGTACCCAGGGGTCATCGAATGGAATTGATTAGacattgttgtgagaataaaacacagagaaagaggaccttgtaagctgccttgagtttcttgcaagagggaaaaaggcagggtataaatataataataaagtaataaataattagaaaggaaaggaaaaggaaagggaaaatgcCAAAGTAGTTGTGTTGATCATAAGTAAACTTCTAATACCCATGTTAGTGTAACACCTTTATTAGACCAACGAAGAGATCACaaaaatcatggaatcatagaatagcagagttggaaggggcctacaaggccatcgagtccaaccccctgctcaatgcaggaatccaccctaaagcatccctgacagatgcttgtccagctgcctcttgaaggcctctagtgtgggagagcccacaacctccctaggtcactgattccattgtcgtactgctctaacagtcaggaagtttttcctgatgtccagctggaatctggcttcctttaacttgagcccgttattccgtgtcctgcactctgggaggatcgagaagagatcctggccctcctctgtgtgacaacctttcaagtatttgaagagtgttcttgCATGGCCTAATAAAGATAAAAGAACATACTTCTTCATACATTGCATAATTAATTCATGGAATTGGCTGCtgcaagatgtggcgatggccacctgATGAATAGCTGTAAAAGgggtttggacaaattcatggagggcagGTTTAGAAcaaccttctctaacctggtgcctccagacgttttggactgctTCATGTAATCTTCCCAGACAACTTTTCTAAGTtggcagattttaaaaatgtaatgaataaataaataaaataacaccttccagcattcctgaccatcacccacgctggctggggctcatgggatcTGAAGTTGGAAAcgtctgaaaggcaccaggttggaggacgCCATGCTATGGCTCATAAGCTGAGTATAATTTTCTGTCCAAAGTGATACCTGAATTCTACAACATTGATAACTATCTTCCGCATATTGGTAATGCCCAAGGGAGCATCTGCTCCCCTGTGGTCCTTTCCCTTTAAACCTGCCTGATCAACAAAAGGAGACTTCAAATCAAAAAGTGCTTCCAGAACTTTTCATTATTAATAATGCTCTGCAGCTAAATTGGAAATCTGTTCATGTAGCCCCGGGGGGTGATTAATGTAGCAGACGAGGAATTTTGATTAAGCAAATGAAATGTCTGACACATGGACTATTTATCAGTTCTTATGATACTGAAACACTCTGATCACTACAGCGGGTAAATGAGCTTTCATTGTTCTCCATTCTGTCAAGCGTGGGTCTGGATTTGGTCCTGCTGATCTTCTAAAATACACAACGATTGTGATTttaatacacacgcacacacacacacagaggcacattGGTAAGTGgctgtgtgttttgctttttgctctgATTATGGCTGGGATTTAGGAGATGTGCAAACGGTGTGTGAAATTTTTCAGTTGCCAACGGTTGACTGCAAACACAATTCAGCCCCCACAGTTGGAGATGCAACGTGCACTTGGAGAATCAAGTAGTAAACAGAAAGCGTGTCTGACTCAAAGTTGGGAGGCAGACACCGGATACAGTGACTATAGGACTGTGACCCCTTCGAACTTTGCCCTCAAAGACTGCCCTTTATCATGCcatcatatattattattattattattattattattattattattattattattattattatttcttacccgcctctccctctggatcagtgTCATTTTGAATCAgagacatttctttttcttttgtactctaaactgccatccttccctcaatctttcaccaatcttcatgGAATTTTCAGATTATGTAAAATCAACATTTCTTTTTGAAACATGTAAATTTCCAAAAGAGATTAGTGAACATTTTtagattttatgaatgttagaatggcacacacacacacccaatttaatatggtggaatgcagaatctactcattatccttaactacatggacactacagtgtccatgtaaatatgaatgcttaaaactacaatatgaaaataaaaccagaataaaactgagcagcaacgcagagatttaaaatgcagatttaaaacaacagaactaaatgACTAAGAtaataaattgctaaaatactggggaaataaaaaggttggAAAGAGTATATgtaagtgccaggtgaacctctctagggagctcataccacagctggggtaccacagaagaaaaggccctcctcctggtaggcacccaccttacttcctttggcagggtctgatggagaaggacccctgaggatgatcttagggtctgggcaggtacaaatTGGTGgaagtgatccttcagataatctggccccaagccatttagggctttgaatgcttatACCAGTAcattgaatcgggcccggacatcAACTGGAagacagtgcagctggaaaagtagtaGCATAATGTGAAGTCCTTGGCCAGCCCTCTTTAAATTGTAATAACTATTTCTAGATGTGTATCTATATAGATAAATTATcatgcaaatgtttttttttctttttctttttcttttcgcaGACAACAACAGAATTATGTACATCAGGATGGGAACAGTACTCAGACGCAATACTTGTACTTCTGGGTACAGCCCTCGTTCCACTCTTCCAGGCAAGAGCTCATTTCACGCTGCTCTAAGAGCTGAACCTGCCTAAAAAAaacactctgcatttttgcaggCTGGTTCATCAGAAAGCAAAACCGATGCACGTGATTTTAGGGACCAACATGTCCGCAAAGACCTCTTGGCCTTCTGGCAATGAATACAGAGAACCTTTGTCTTTCcaaaaatatttgtttgttttttctaacTCCGGTCTGTTATCATGTCTGACACAGACAGGGACCCACTTGTCAGTCCTCGAACCCAATGAGTCTACAATGGTGGATGTAAAGGGTCAGAGCACAAAAGGAACACTTTGGAACTTCCCAGTTGACATAAAAGCAGTGGTGTGTGGAGGTTCAGAGACTTCTCACTTCTCCATAAGGGCTTCCAACTGCTCTTGAAGAgagtccagctgctgcttccctcgcTCTTCTTGCTGCTTGAACTCATCCAGCTTAACTCATCTTAAGCGCCAGATTCTCCACTTTCATGATAAGCTCCTCTTGGCGTTTCCTGCAATCCTGGGTCTCCTGCAGCTTGCCTTTCAGGTTGTCGATCTGCTTCTGGATTCCCATGGCTATCTGGTTGCTCCCTTCATTTTCTTGCTGCTGTCTGTCTGATTCGCTCAGCTTGCCCTGCAGCCTCCTCTCCAGGTCTTCTTCCGTGTCCATGATATTCAAGTCTTCGTCATCATGGTGATCCCTCTCATCTTCAtcgctgctggtgctgctgatgTCATTAAATATCTCCTGGAGTTCATCACGTTCCGATGAACCATGGCCTTGCTTGTGTCCAGACATTCCAGGAGAAGAAATATCCAGGCCTGTGAGTGAACCATGGTTGTCAGGTTCTTTTGTTTCATCTTCGGCGATGACTTCCCAGCGGACACTGACAGCTTCAGCATCTGTGCTCAGCAGATGTTTCACTTCCTTTTCCACATCTGGAGACTCAATGTACTTCTTCTTGGCTGTCTTTCTGAACCGCCTCTTCCTCACGTTCTTCAGTGGAAGAGTAATGCCATGATTCCAGATGAATTTCTTCTCCCTATCCTTATCTTTCTTCTTGTTGGCTCTGGGGTCAGTACCAGTAGCTGGTTCTTCCAGGGCGGGGTAGAGTTCACCATCCACAGTGCACACAAGCATCTCGCAAATATCTGCAGTCTTATAGAAAGTTTTCTTATCAATGGTTTTTAAGCTCTCTGTGGTGCAGGGCAAGTCCACCAGCTTGGCAGCTAATGGGACACGGTCCACTTGTACAATCCCGTGGCGGCCATCCGCATGCAATTCAATGGTGAGCCTGTCTTTCAAGTTGACGCTTCCAGACTGAACTGCCCTCCGCACAGTAGAAGCATATTCCAGAGGCAGCCGTAGTATACACTGGCTCTCCAACTCAGGGGGAGCATCATCCTTGTTCTTGCTCATCTTTTGTTTTGTAGATGCCATCGCTCATCTTCTTGCTTCACGCAAACGTTTATAAAAACTTGTACCATTCAAAAAAACAGCCGCCCAGCCGGTCCGTCGAAGTAGACCAATCCATCCCGGCACCGCTGACGCTGCGGAAGCGGAACGGGCGGCGGCTCAGcagggaaagaaagggaaggcAGAGGCCGGGAGGCGGCGGCTCCGGGCAGCACAGGAGAGGCAGGTACGAAGGCCCCTCTCAGGCAGGCCTCAGCATCCCCGCCCACCTTCCGCCTTGGGGAAGGCCTTGGGCctagtttccccacccctccgtGTCTGGAGCGAGCTCACCCAGCCTTGGAAGAGGCAACTCTGCGACGAAGTTCAATTATCatgcaaatgttgtgcaaatcaGTGCCCTCTTTTTTAGCCCTTCACAAGTGGCCAACCTGAAGGTGGCTGGCATCCCATTATACAGACCTTCTTTTAGCAATAAATAGcccagactgaggccatagctagacctaaggtttatccctggatcgtccaggtgtcaaacctgttcatctaggtgacacacaggggatccagtgctcaggcaggggcgaaccctggatgaacccaggataaaccttaggtctaactgtggcctaaGAGGGCTGCAACAGCATTTGAAGCTCTATAGCAGtcagtgggctgggctgggctgggcttttCAGGATCACCTGCTGACCAGGGCCAGGAGGATTCAGGTCTTCAGTATTAGAAGACTAGCTGGAACTGCCTGCTGTCCCTGTGCCCAATTAGCAGCCCTCCTCCTGTCTTGCAAGGCTTCTGTTTCAAGCCCTGAAAGAATGAATGAGGTCCAAGAGCCATGTGAGTGCGTGTGAGAGAGATAGTGTGTGCTGTGTGTATTTCAATATCTGCATCAAAATGTGGACTTTTGGATGAGATATAATGTTTCATCTAATCAATAAATCAAGCCGTGTGAAAAGGGATTTTAAGGCTATTCCATGCAAAAGGGTTTCCAGTCTTTGAACTGTATAGTACAGTGGTGAGATACTGTAGCTCCCAGGCTCAGTTCAGAATAGGTTCACCTCAGATATCTTAATTTGGGCTTGAGTCCACTCTGGTCCAAACTAAGCTCCTTAAGGCCCCATTCTGAGATAAGACCAAGGTCATCACCGTCCTACACAGAAGAGACAACAGCGACAGCAGGAAGCATGGCTTCCTAATTCTGCCCTCGCTCTGATTTGGCTTTAAGACAGACACCACCCGAGTGAAGGCAGAATTAGGAAGCAATGCTTTCCATCTGGACTGAAAAAGGAATGTcaaggttttcttttaaaaaggttgcCAGTGTCATCTGAGTGCAGCTATGGCCACCAGAGATACTCAAAGTGAAAAATTTGCCCcaataagcttcatcccacatccctgcttccctcggattatccccgtagcactaaggtttcgcggttgttgttgtttttgctaccgggctacagcgatcctttgcataccaggaagtgagtttaagaggggaatgtaaaaaaaaaaatcattaaaaatcaacggatgacccaattcaattgaaatttggtatgcttaaagctctccctaatatctatcaatgtgccaattttggtgtctttatcttgaaagtttacgcagatgtaagcatttctttaaaatcctgctcctgcaccccagcagcgattcggaagatacgctcaaaaagtaggggctaaatagggcgaatcttttggctttatagtacaattaaggcaggctgcatgggagtacttcacaatcaaagcagattataaggtggaaaacttctgagtcctttgcgtgcaattcacagtgattgcacagcataacgcAGGTGTGATGAAGTTCTATTTGTCGTGTCCATCAATTGCCAAAAGATCCACCCAACTACTAGGTCTCAAAAAGAGGATGGTGAACTTGGGATGTGATTTTGATTCAGCCCCACTTTttagtttaaaatttatttttatttttatttatttattacatttttatactgcccaatagccgaagctctcagggcggttcacaaaaattaaaaccataataaaacaaccaacagtctagaaacacaaatacaaaatacagtataaaacgcaccaccaggataaaaccacgcagcagaaattgatataagattaaaatacagagttagaacagtaacatttaaatttaagttaaagttaagtgttaaaatacggagagaataaaaaggtcttaagctggcgatgaaaggagtacagtgtaggcgccaggcgaacctctctgcggagctcgttccacagccggggtgccacagcagagaaagccctcctcctaatagccacctgcctcacttcctttggcaggggctcacggagaaggacccctgtagatgatcttaaggtccaagcaggcacatatgggaggaggcgttccttcaaataacctggccccaaaccgtttacggctttgaatgttaataccagcactttgaattgggcccagacctggactggcagccaatgaagctggaaaaggactggcgtgatgtggtctcgtcggccagtccctgttagtaaccgggctgccctgttttgtaccagctgaagtttccggaccgttttcaaaggcagccccacatataacgcatggaagtaatccaaacgagagattatcagagcatggataactgtagctaggctatcttaaattttaaaaggcaaagcACAAATCACTTGTTCTTTTCATCACCAAACTTTAGTTGCAGTAGAAACTTCAAAGAGTCTCCCACTGCGCATTGTTTGGTTTTAATTTGGGAGAATTTTAAGTGGGTCAACCTCTTTCTACTCAACCAGGGAACAGCTGTATAGTAAGACAATATCATGGTGTCCAGCGGACAAGCAAGCCAGAGTTGCAGTCCAGCTCTTAGTCATTACTGAATTCTTCATGAGTATTATCTTCAGTGGCTTAATTGGGGATCCAGTTGCCACCTTTTGTGTGAAAATTAGAAAGTAATACCCTCACACTTTTTTGTAGCCCTGATAAAGAGGGGATTATAGGGGGGGGATGTTTTTCTGTAGTATTCCATGACTGAGAGTTTAAGAGAAATTCCTTCTTGAAAATAGCTTATGTCGTTTGTAATATTTAAACTAGCTGGTTCCATAATGATATTATATTTTTGCCTTAATTTTCTTTTAAGGATATT containing:
- the LOC134392323 gene encoding transcription initiation factor TFIID subunit 7-like, yielding MASTKQKMSKNKDDAPPELESQCILRLPLEYASTVRRAVQSGSVNLKDRLTIELHADGRHGIVQVDRVPLAAKLVDLPCTTESLKTIDKKTFYKTADICEMLVCTVDGELYPALEEPATGTDPRANKKKDKDREKKFIWNHGITLPLKNVRKRRFRKTAKKKYIESPDVEKEVKHLLSTDAEAVSVRWEVIAEDETKEPDNHGSLTGLDISSPGMSGHKQGHGSSERDELQEIFNDISSTSSDEDERDHHDDEDLNIMDTEEDLERRLQGKLSESDRQQQENEGSNQIAMGIQKQIDNLKGKLQETQDCRKRQEELIMKVENLALKMS